In one Desulfoferula mesophila genomic region, the following are encoded:
- a CDS encoding enoyl-CoA hydratase/isomerase family protein → MSTQLLNIVKQGEVAWVAFNRPQDRNSINSQLMAEFLELLEELEQGPARAVVFTGAGDTHFIGGADGIEMMQLDLEGGRQFSRRFQAMLDRMEASPLLLVAAINGLCFGGGFEFALACDLRVAEAKARIGLPEVKVGLIPGGGGTQRLPALVGSGRAMQMILSGRLYGGTEAETLGLVHLCVADGGLAGGVDQVLAPILRQPQYALSLAKRAVKSYGRGGLEQGLIAEAELFSQCHAGGWFHDLMIEQLKSGALTTSADVRHLLKEDAS, encoded by the coding sequence ATGAGCACCCAGTTGTTGAACATCGTCAAGCAGGGCGAAGTGGCGTGGGTGGCTTTCAACCGGCCCCAGGACCGCAACTCCATCAACTCCCAGCTCATGGCCGAATTCCTGGAGCTTTTGGAGGAACTGGAGCAGGGTCCGGCCCGGGCGGTGGTGTTCACCGGCGCGGGCGACACTCACTTCATCGGCGGGGCGGACGGCATCGAGATGATGCAGCTGGACCTCGAGGGCGGACGGCAGTTTTCCCGGCGCTTCCAGGCCATGCTGGACCGCATGGAGGCCAGCCCCCTGCTGTTGGTGGCGGCCATCAACGGGCTGTGCTTTGGCGGTGGCTTCGAGTTCGCCCTGGCCTGCGATCTACGGGTGGCCGAGGCCAAGGCCCGCATCGGCCTGCCCGAGGTCAAGGTAGGGCTCATCCCCGGCGGCGGCGGCACCCAGCGCCTGCCCGCCCTGGTGGGCAGCGGCCGGGCCATGCAGATGATCCTCTCCGGCCGCCTTTATGGCGGAACCGAGGCCGAGACCCTGGGCCTGGTCCACCTGTGCGTGGCCGACGGCGGGCTGGCCGGGGGCGTGGACCAAGTGCTCGCCCCCATCCTGCGCCAGCCGCAATACGCCCTTTCCCTGGCCAAACGGGCGGTCAAGTCCTACGGCCGGGGCGGCCTGGAACAAGGCCTGATCGCCGAGGCCGAGCTTTTCAGCCAGTGCCACGCCGGGGGTTGGTTCCACGACCTGATGATCGAGCAACTAAAATCAGGCGCCCTTACCACCAGCGCCGATGTCAGGCACCTGCTCAAGGAGGACGCATCTTGA
- a CDS encoding substrate-binding domain-containing protein has translation MKSFGKGLLALLAVAAILVAAPAARAAEPIVIAQLAGLTGPLEAYAKQAVNGFQMGIEYATGGTNQVLGRPIKIIVKDTQLKPDRGKQLLTEAYKDDGAVLAVGPVSSAVALACLPVAKEFKRILIVEPAVADSITGSAWNRYIFRTGRNSSQDAVSNAMAIAKPGVCIATLAQDYAFGRDGVSAYKAAAEKAGAKVVHEEYVPIKTTDFTAPAQRIIQAMKGLKCQEKYLFVIWAGGNNPLGKLHAMKLDSKYGIQLASGGNILDALKLYKPLVGMRGATYYYYDIPKNKINDWLKAEHQKRYGGPPDFFTCGGMSAAIAVVEALKKANSTDTEKLIKVMEGMHFMTPKGEMVFRPEDHQALQSMYAFKMTADPKLAWGVPELTKELTYKDMDIPIRNKR, from the coding sequence ATGAAATCTTTCGGCAAGGGACTGTTGGCCTTGCTCGCCGTGGCCGCCATTTTGGTGGCGGCTCCCGCGGCGCGGGCGGCCGAGCCCATCGTAATCGCCCAGTTGGCCGGGCTCACCGGCCCCTTGGAGGCCTACGCCAAGCAGGCGGTCAACGGCTTCCAGATGGGCATCGAGTATGCCACCGGCGGCACCAACCAGGTGCTGGGCCGGCCCATCAAGATCATCGTCAAGGACACCCAGCTCAAGCCCGACCGGGGCAAGCAGCTGCTCACCGAGGCCTACAAGGACGACGGCGCGGTGCTGGCGGTGGGCCCGGTCTCCTCGGCGGTGGCCCTGGCCTGCCTGCCCGTGGCCAAGGAGTTCAAGCGCATCCTGATCGTGGAGCCCGCGGTGGCCGACTCCATCACCGGCTCGGCCTGGAACCGCTACATCTTCCGCACCGGCCGCAACTCCTCCCAGGACGCGGTGTCCAACGCCATGGCCATTGCCAAGCCCGGCGTGTGCATCGCCACCCTGGCCCAGGACTACGCCTTCGGGCGTGACGGCGTATCCGCCTACAAGGCCGCGGCCGAAAAGGCGGGGGCCAAGGTGGTGCACGAGGAATACGTGCCCATCAAGACCACCGACTTCACCGCCCCGGCCCAGCGCATCATCCAGGCCATGAAGGGCCTCAAGTGCCAGGAGAAGTACCTGTTCGTCATCTGGGCGGGCGGCAACAACCCCCTGGGCAAGCTCCACGCCATGAAGCTGGACTCCAAGTACGGCATTCAGCTGGCCTCGGGCGGCAACATCCTGGACGCTCTGAAGCTTTACAAGCCCCTGGTGGGCATGCGCGGCGCCACCTACTACTACTACGACATCCCCAAGAACAAGATCAACGACTGGCTCAAGGCCGAGCATCAGAAGCGCTACGGCGGCCCGCCCGACTTCTTTACCTGCGGCGGCATGAGCGCGGCCATCGCCGTGGTGGAGGCCCTGAAGAAGGCAAACTCCACGGACACCGAAAAGCTCATCAAGGTCATGGAAGGCATGCACTTCATGACTCCCAAGGGTGAGATGGTCTTCCGTCCCGAAGACCACCAGGCCCTGCAAAGCATGTACGCCTTCAAGATGACCGCCGATCCCAAGCTGGCCTGGGGTGTCCCGGAGCTCACCAAGGAGCTGACCTACAAGGACATGGACATCCCCATCCGCAACAAGCGTTAG
- a CDS encoding ABC transporter ATP-binding protein, with translation MDNPSLIETRDLTISFGGNVAVNRVNLKVEAFTLKSIIGPNGAGKTTLFNLISGQYRPTGGQVLFNGRDVTALDAPRRTKLGIGRSFQLTNVFPSLTVLENVRLALQSRAGVGLNFWTHYRSLPQLEDEAYDYLGKVLLDDRWSAEASTLTHGEQRKLEIAILLALDPQVLLLDEPTAGMSLEEVPTILELIRAIKEARKRTILLVEHKFDMIMALSDTIAVLKEGSLICDDTPQAVSCNEEVLEAYLGGGVSHD, from the coding sequence GTGGACAACCCGTCGTTAATCGAGACCAGGGACCTGACCATAAGCTTTGGCGGCAACGTGGCCGTCAACCGGGTCAACCTGAAGGTGGAGGCTTTCACCCTGAAGTCCATCATCGGACCCAACGGGGCGGGCAAGACCACCTTGTTCAACCTCATCAGCGGGCAGTACCGCCCCACGGGCGGACAGGTGCTGTTCAACGGCCGGGACGTTACCGCCCTGGATGCGCCGCGCCGCACCAAGCTGGGCATCGGGCGCTCCTTCCAGCTCACCAACGTGTTTCCCAGCCTGACCGTGTTGGAAAACGTGCGCCTGGCCCTGCAGTCGCGGGCCGGGGTGGGGCTCAATTTTTGGACCCACTACCGCTCCCTGCCCCAACTGGAGGATGAGGCCTACGACTATTTGGGCAAGGTGCTCTTGGACGACCGCTGGTCGGCCGAGGCCTCCACCTTGACCCACGGCGAACAGCGCAAGCTGGAGATCGCTATCCTGCTGGCCCTGGACCCCCAGGTGCTGCTGTTGGACGAGCCCACCGCGGGCATGAGCCTGGAGGAGGTGCCCACTATTCTGGAGCTGATCCGGGCCATCAAGGAGGCCCGCAAGCGCACCATTCTCTTGGTGGAGCACAAGTTCGACATGATCATGGCCCTGTCGGACACCATCGCGGTGCTCAAGGAGGGCAGCCTGATCTGCGACGACACGCCCCAGGCCGTGTCCTGCAACGAGGAGGTGCTGGAGGCCTACCTGGGCGGGGGGGTGTCCCATGACTGA
- a CDS encoding SDR family NAD(P)-dependent oxidoreductase produces MPQLHHKVAVVTGASSGIGAALAVELSQAGAHVVLFARRRPKLEQISAACPGESLVLAGDVTQETDRQTLLAAVYERWGRVDLLINNAGIGAYGDLGGFSQECWRRLMEINFFAAVFLTQAALPGMLAQRSGLILNLASIGGLIAHSVKVAPYVASKHALVGFTRGLAKDLQGSGVTAKAACPHLTATEFFDRSQGARELAPVAAKYREHMDTPEVVARGVLAGLDGEATIFFPTQAPAQAYERGREM; encoded by the coding sequence ATGCCCCAGCTCCACCACAAGGTGGCGGTCGTCACGGGAGCCAGCTCCGGCATCGGAGCGGCTCTGGCCGTGGAGCTTTCCCAAGCCGGGGCCCACGTGGTCTTGTTCGCCCGGCGCCGCCCCAAGCTGGAGCAAATCTCCGCCGCCTGCCCCGGCGAGAGCCTGGTGCTGGCCGGGGACGTGACCCAGGAAACCGACCGTCAGACCCTCTTGGCCGCCGTTTATGAGCGCTGGGGTCGGGTCGACCTGCTGATCAACAACGCCGGGATCGGAGCTTACGGCGACCTGGGGGGTTTCAGCCAGGAATGCTGGCGCCGGCTCATGGAGATCAACTTCTTCGCCGCCGTGTTTCTCACCCAGGCCGCGCTGCCGGGCATGTTGGCCCAGCGCAGCGGCCTGATCCTCAACCTGGCCTCCATCGGCGGGCTCATCGCCCACTCGGTCAAGGTGGCTCCCTACGTGGCCAGCAAGCACGCCCTGGTGGGCTTCACCCGGGGGCTGGCCAAGGATCTGCAAGGCAGCGGGGTGACGGCCAAGGCCGCCTGCCCCCACCTCACTGCCACCGAGTTTTTCGACCGCTCCCAGGGCGCACGGGAGCTGGCCCCGGTGGCGGCCAAATACCGCGAGCACATGGACACCCCCGAAGTGGTGGCCCGGGGAGTCCTGGCCGGTTTGGACGGCGAGGCCACGATTTTCTTTCCCACCCAGGCCCCCGCGCAGGCCTACGAACGCGGGCGGGAGATGTAG
- the menE gene encoding o-succinylbenzoate--CoA ligase, translated as MPETSPNQQALRGIGSWLTLRAQICPEREAVVDGERRLSYAQLNQRVNRLARALQARGLAYGDRLAMLSYNRLEFIEIIMACAKLGLVLVPLNWRLTAAELSFQLGDSQTHSLVFDPGLAELAQGVMQQAELDFCLAVGQEEALGAHAYEALLAAQPGDEPQTAEPVTAEAPHIIMYTAGTTGKPKGAVLTQANSLWNAMNLQVDMEFTGADRDLLVLPMFHIGGIGLFTLPMLYVGATVVIQRTFDPAQTLELLRQEKISLFFGVPAIFLFLIQSPGFDPEAFAKVRLVMSGGAPLPPSLVEQYHARGIVLQQGFGMSEAAPSIATLPKEQALAKAGSIGRPLFHLQVRVADAQGEELPRGQVGELLLKGPNIMNGYWNRAEANEEAFAGGWFHTGDLARMDEEGFLFIVDRKKDMFISGGENVYPAEVEHAIFELEAVAEAAVVGLPDQRWGEVGRAFVVLKPEHKLDERQVLEHLAGRLAKYKIPKSVVFCEALPRNAAGKVLKNALREKGV; from the coding sequence ATGCCTGAGACAAGCCCCAACCAGCAAGCCCTCCGGGGCATCGGCTCCTGGCTCACCCTGCGGGCCCAGATATGCCCCGAGCGCGAGGCGGTGGTGGACGGCGAGCGCCGTCTGAGCTACGCCCAGCTCAACCAGCGGGTCAACCGCCTGGCCCGCGCCCTGCAGGCCCGGGGCCTGGCCTACGGCGACCGCCTGGCCATGCTCTCCTACAACCGCCTGGAGTTCATAGAGATCATCATGGCCTGCGCCAAGCTGGGCCTGGTCCTGGTGCCCCTGAACTGGCGCCTCACCGCGGCGGAGCTGAGCTTCCAGCTAGGCGACAGCCAGACCCATAGCCTGGTTTTCGACCCCGGCTTGGCCGAGTTGGCCCAGGGCGTCATGCAACAAGCCGAGCTGGACTTTTGCCTGGCCGTCGGACAGGAGGAGGCCCTGGGGGCTCACGCCTACGAGGCCCTGCTGGCCGCGCAGCCGGGGGACGAACCCCAGACCGCCGAACCAGTAACCGCCGAGGCGCCCCACATCATCATGTACACCGCCGGCACCACCGGCAAGCCCAAGGGCGCGGTGCTCACCCAGGCCAACAGCCTGTGGAACGCCATGAACCTGCAGGTGGACATGGAGTTCACCGGGGCGGACCGCGACCTGTTGGTGCTACCCATGTTCCACATCGGCGGCATCGGGCTGTTCACCCTGCCCATGCTCTACGTGGGAGCCACGGTGGTGATCCAGCGCACCTTTGACCCGGCCCAAACGCTGGAGCTGCTGCGCCAAGAAAAGATCAGCCTGTTTTTCGGGGTGCCGGCCATCTTCCTGTTCCTCATCCAGTCGCCCGGCTTCGACCCCGAGGCTTTTGCCAAGGTGCGCCTGGTGATGAGCGGCGGGGCTCCCCTGCCCCCTTCCCTGGTGGAGCAATACCACGCCCGGGGAATCGTCTTGCAGCAGGGCTTCGGCATGAGCGAGGCCGCGCCCTCCATCGCCACCCTGCCCAAGGAGCAGGCCCTGGCCAAGGCGGGCAGCATCGGCCGCCCCCTGTTCCACTTGCAGGTGCGGGTGGCCGACGCCCAGGGAGAGGAACTGCCCCGGGGGCAGGTGGGCGAGCTTTTGCTCAAGGGGCCCAACATCATGAACGGCTACTGGAACCGCGCCGAGGCCAACGAGGAGGCCTTTGCCGGCGGCTGGTTCCACACCGGCGATCTGGCCCGCATGGACGAGGAAGGCTTCTTGTTCATCGTGGACCGCAAGAAGGACATGTTCATCTCCGGCGGCGAGAACGTCTACCCCGCCGAGGTGGAGCACGCCATATTCGAATTGGAGGCCGTGGCCGAGGCCGCGGTGGTGGGCCTGCCAGACCAGCGCTGGGGTGAGGTGGGGCGGGCCTTCGTGGTGCTCAAGCCGGAGCACAAGCTGGACGAGCGGCAGGTGCTTGAACATCTGGCCGGCCGCCTGGCCAAGTACAAGATTCCCAAGAGCGTGGTGTTTTGCGAAGCCCTGCCCCGCAACGCGGCGGGCAAGGTGCTCAAGAACGCCCTGCGCGAGAAAGGCGTCTAG
- a CDS encoding SDR family NAD(P)-dependent oxidoreductase produces MIAPEVKNALVVGGGSGMGRAAALALAAAGARVMVADLDLAAAQATASQAGGGSLGWAVDVADPASVAGLFAQLREEIEALHMLVHTAAILGGTAFIDEVSDAAWRRMMAVNLDGPFYCSREAVRWMKRTGGGRILLFSSVASLTPTPGALPYSAAKGGVNMLARTLAAEAAKHNIRVNVIAPGYVRTPMLEGLPSGFAEYIVKKTPLGRLGEESEVAALVAYLAGPQADFFTGQVLSPNGGLVI; encoded by the coding sequence ATGATCGCGCCGGAGGTTAAAAACGCCCTGGTCGTCGGCGGGGGCTCGGGCATGGGCCGGGCCGCGGCCCTGGCCCTGGCCGCGGCCGGAGCGCGGGTGATGGTGGCCGATCTGGACCTCGCGGCGGCCCAGGCCACGGCAAGCCAGGCGGGAGGCGGCTCCCTGGGCTGGGCGGTGGACGTGGCCGACCCGGCCTCGGTGGCCGGGCTGTTCGCCCAGCTGCGCGAGGAGATCGAGGCCCTGCACATGCTGGTGCACACCGCGGCCATCCTGGGCGGCACCGCGTTCATCGACGAGGTGAGCGACGCGGCCTGGCGGCGCATGATGGCCGTCAACCTGGACGGGCCCTTCTATTGCAGCCGAGAGGCGGTGCGCTGGATGAAGCGGACCGGCGGGGGGCGCATCCTGCTGTTCTCCTCGGTGGCCTCGCTTACCCCCACCCCCGGGGCCCTGCCCTACAGCGCTGCCAAGGGCGGGGTGAACATGCTGGCCCGCACCCTGGCCGCCGAGGCGGCCAAGCACAACATCCGGGTCAACGTCATCGCCCCCGGCTATGTGCGCACCCCCATGCTTGAGGGGCTGCCCTCGGGTTTTGCCGAATACATCGTCAAAAAAACCCCTCTGGGCCGCCTGGGCGAGGAGTCGGAGGTGGCCGCCCTGGTGGCCTACCTGGCCGGCCCCCAGGCCGACTTTTTCACCGGCCAGGTCCTGAGCCCCAACGGCGGCCTGGTCATCTGA
- a CDS encoding flavodoxin family protein — protein sequence MLAITGSPRVESNTRRYVEHCLEVLGQHGLETELIALREKKINPCLGCYACTKEKRCAQKDDFAEVLAAMESAQGIVLGSPVYLSSVAPEMMSLLARATFVAHWNNKFLAGKVGGPITVARRAGHNLAFSQLLLWFFINGITVPGSTYWTVGMAGAGGAHDADQDAEGMQHVANFAENMAKVMKKLYA from the coding sequence GTGCTGGCCATCACAGGCAGCCCCCGGGTCGAAAGCAACACCCGCCGCTACGTGGAGCATTGTTTGGAGGTTCTGGGGCAGCACGGCTTGGAGACCGAACTGATCGCCCTGCGCGAAAAGAAGATCAACCCCTGCCTGGGCTGCTATGCCTGCACCAAGGAAAAACGCTGCGCCCAAAAGGACGACTTCGCCGAGGTGCTAGCCGCCATGGAGTCGGCCCAGGGCATCGTGCTGGGCTCGCCGGTCTACCTGTCCTCGGTGGCCCCGGAGATGATGTCCCTGTTGGCCCGAGCCACCTTCGTTGCCCACTGGAACAACAAGTTCCTGGCCGGCAAGGTGGGCGGCCCCATCACCGTGGCCCGCCGGGCCGGGCACAACCTGGCCTTTTCCCAACTGCTGCTGTGGTTCTTCATCAACGGCATCACCGTGCCCGGATCCACCTATTGGACCGTGGGCATGGCCGGGGCGGGCGGGGCCCACGACGCCGACCAGGACGCCGAGGGCATGCAGCACGTGGCCAATTTCGCCGAAAACATGGCAAAGGTGATGAAAAAGCTCTATGCCTGA